The window GCTGCAATCACTTCTGATAGGTAGCGTTCTGTTACTTCTACAGGTGCACTCTCACCAATGACCTCAACAGTGAATTTTTCCTTATCACTTGCTTCTTGTGGGAAGGCAATGCCATAATTATATTTCAAATTCTCAGCAATGCTCTTTGAAGTTGTCAAGACTTTAGAAATGTCATTGGTGATGTAATCTCCACCTTCTTGGTAGATATTGGTATATTGCAATTCCTGACCACGCATGACTGCTACGGTTGTTTGACCACCACCGAGATCAATAACAGTGGCACCGAATTCACGTTCTCCTTCATTTAACACTGAACGTGTCAAAGCTAATGGAGAAATAACAATGTTTTCTACCTGCACACCCGCACGTTCAACTGTTTTTCGTAGATTGTGAAGAATAGTACGAGGTCCAGTATAGAGCATCCCGCGCATTTCCAAGCGAATACCCATCATACCACGAGGATCCTTGATCCCTTGGAAACCATCGACTATGAATTCTTCTGGAATAAACGAAATCACTTCACGTTCTGGTGTCATGCTCTTTGTCAATGCCGACTTCACAACATTCTCTACATCCACATCTGTAATTTCTTGTGAATCTGTTGTTACAGGAATCATGCCTTGAGTCGGTTCAATTTGTAGAAGATTTGCTGGCAAACCAACATTTACTCTGTCGATTCGGACTCCCGCCTTCTCTTCGGCTTGTTCGATAGCCTTCTTTATTGCACCTGCAGCAACCTCAATATTGACAATAATCCCATCCTTGACACCAGCACTTTTCACATTGCTGACACCAATTACGTTCATTTCATTTTCATTATATTCTGCAACCAAGACTTTAACGGAGCTTGTTCCAATATCTAATCCCGTAAAAAAGCCGTTTCTAGCCATTCTATCAGTCCTCTCTTACTTCCACTTTAACAAATCATCTTCCATTTTGAAAAATAGTATAATTAGTCATCTTTCATTATACCATATTATCAAGAAATATGATGAAATTATTGACTTTTTTTCTTACTTTTTCTTTAAAAAGTCACCGTTTCTAACTAGCGTAACTATAAATACCCACTTCCATGTCTATTGTAGTAGGAATAGTTGCCACTGCTGCTATTTTTTCATAATATGGGAATTTTTCGCTCATCTCACTTAACGGTACCAAAACAGTGTTGCCATCTGTCATATTCAATGTTAATAAATCCGCTGTTACTTGACTGGGTGTTAAGTTTATAGTCTTTATTTTCTCTCTCACAGCAACGTCTATACTACCTAAAGCAATGGCTAATTTTTTCACCTGCTCTCTATCAGACAAGTGGATAGTAGTATGGTTTTCTGGCAGACTAGCCGTCTCGACTGCCTCTCTTCCAATTTCCCCACTAGA is drawn from Streptococcus sp. 29892 and contains these coding sequences:
- the ftsA gene encoding cell division protein FtsA produces the protein MARNGFFTGLDIGTSSVKVLVAEYNENEMNVIGVSNVKSAGVKDGIIVNIEVAAGAIKKAIEQAEEKAGVRIDRVNVGLPANLLQIEPTQGMIPVTTDSQEITDVDVENVVKSALTKSMTPEREVISFIPEEFIVDGFQGIKDPRGMMGIRLEMRGMLYTGPRTILHNLRKTVERAGVQVENIVISPLALTRSVLNEGEREFGATVIDLGGGQTTVAVMRGQELQYTNIYQEGGDYITNDISKVLTTSKSIAENLKYNYGIAFPQEASDKEKFTVEVIGESAPVEVTERYLSEVIAARLRQIFERVKQDLERTRALDLPGGIVLVGGGAILPGITELAQEVFGVNTKLFVPNQIGIRNPSFASVISFVEYVGELEEVADIAQRAVNGETILRHKPVDIPIARPRISQPIQKEIVNELNVVEHEEPVIPAYSNEVEESRPATKGNLTDRIRGLFGSMFE